One window from the genome of Pelobates fuscus isolate aPelFus1 chromosome 13, aPelFus1.pri, whole genome shotgun sequence encodes:
- the LOC134583042 gene encoding zinc finger protein 501-like — protein sequence MEFEEVAVYFSETEWEYLNDSQKALYKDVMMDNYQTLVSLGFIEKPVIISSIEGGKDLCINNPLDGTFSRGFTEDNKYGSNERERAEEDNKRTVPNNLYDEKPFMATRTYNLRNSKGTPNDCKSDVMIHTINQFIKYYESSDISETDSEYGSRHIRKKTVRKSRRQKQSQKRRSIPQDSLVVKEEFNCSECAKSYVNKSCLDRHQKKHCEKALHKCSQCGKCFSLKFHLLRHKRSHAVKKPFSCNDCGKCFSDSSTLLKHQRIHSGTKPFECLECGKCFTISTYLIVHQRTHTGEKPYKCSECDKSFSQSSSLMIHQRTHTGDKPYACTFCRKTFNHHSHLVTHRRIHTGEKPFACPDCNRKFNHSSHLVCHRRTHTGEKPYACTECERTYAQRQQLVKHQKRHAEEGLILRKPVAI from the exons ATGGAGTTTGAGGAAGTTGCAGTGTATTTCTCTGAAACCGAGTGGGAATATTTAAACGACTCTCAGAAGGCACTTTACAAGGATGTGATGATGGACAATTATCAGACGCTTGTATCACTTG GATTTATTGAAAAACCAGTGATCATATCAAGCATTGAAGGAGGAAAGGATTTATGTATAAATAATCCTTTGGATGGAACCTTTTCACGAG GTTTCACAGAAGACAACAAATATGGGtctaatgagagagagagagctgaaGAAGATAACAAAAGAACGGTACCCAATAACCTTTATGATGAAAAACCTTTCATGGCTACTCGTACATATAATCTTCGGAATTCCAAAGGGACTCCAAATGACTGTAAGAGTGATGTGATGATTCATACCATAAATCAATTTATCAAATACTACGAAAGTAGTGACATCAGTGAAACAGACTCAGAGTATGGTTCTCGTCACATTAGAAAGAAAACGGTTCGTAAAAGTAGACGACAAAAACAAAGTCAAAAGAGGAGAAGCATTCCACAGGATTCCCTTGTTGTAAAAGAGGAATTTAACTGTTCTGAATGCGCAAAGAGCTATGTTAACAAGTCATGTTTGGATAGACACCAGAAAAAACATTGTGAGAAGGCTCTTCACAAATGTTCTCAATGCGGAAAATGCTTTTCCTTAAAATTTCATCTTCTTCGTCACAAACGAAGCCATGCTGTTAAGAAGCCTTTTTCTTGCAATGATTGTGGAAAATGCTTTTCTGATAGCTCCACGTTGCTGAAACACCAGAGAATCCATTCTGGGACTAAACCATTTGAATGTTTAGAGTGCGGAAAATGTTTTACGATCAGCACGTATCTTATCGTACACCAGAGAACTCATACTGGTGAAAAACCTTACAAATGCTCTGAATGTGATAAAAGCTTTAGTCAAAGTTCATCCCTTATGATACATCAAAGAACACACACTGGAGATAAGCCATATGCTTGTACATTTTGCAGGAAGACATTTAATCACCATTCACATCTCGTTACTCACAGACGAATTCACACAGGCGAGAAGCCGTTTGCTTGTCCAGACTGCAATAGGAAATTTAACCACAGCTCCCATTTGGTGTGTCACAGAAGGACTCACACAGGCGAGAAACCCTATGCATGCACAGAATGTGAAAGGACATATGCGCAAAGGCAACAGCTTGTTAAACATCAAAAGCGTCATGCAGAAGAAGGACTCATCTTGCGCAAGCCTGTTGCCATATAG